A stretch of the Haloplanus aerogenes genome encodes the following:
- a CDS encoding CPBP family intramembrane glutamic endopeptidase has translation MGPRALLWNDAERRPRALLRVVLLIVVTALLAVGTSLGASVGLGPVRSWLATVVGEATATTVSAVAGIALTGGTVSLAVLIAGRYIDRRYVRDFGFRLDRDWWLDCGFGLALGAGLMTLLFLVALGAGWVRITDTIQPQSGFLVRFAGLVVAFVVVGVYEELLLRGYLLTNAAEGLVGRLGERGAVVGATILSSLVFGLAHATNPNATLLSTGAIVLAGGMLAAGYVLTGELAVPIGLHTTWNLFQGGVYGFPVSGLGVGASVVVVEETGPDLLTGGAFGPEAGLLGLGAMVVGTAAIAGWARWRTGTLRIDGAVTTPELRTEDTDSALVDADRWEPAPGERE, from the coding sequence ATGGGCCCCCGTGCGTTGCTGTGGAACGACGCCGAGCGCCGCCCCCGGGCGCTCCTCCGGGTCGTCCTCCTGATCGTCGTCACGGCGCTTCTGGCCGTCGGGACGAGTCTCGGGGCGAGCGTCGGCCTCGGTCCCGTTCGGTCGTGGCTCGCGACCGTCGTCGGCGAGGCGACCGCGACGACGGTGAGCGCCGTCGCCGGCATCGCCCTCACCGGCGGCACCGTCTCGCTCGCCGTCCTGATCGCCGGGCGGTACATCGACCGGCGGTACGTGCGCGATTTCGGCTTTCGGCTCGACCGCGACTGGTGGCTGGACTGCGGGTTCGGCCTCGCCCTCGGCGCCGGTCTGATGACGCTCCTCTTTCTCGTCGCCCTCGGCGCCGGGTGGGTGCGGATCACCGACACGATCCAGCCGCAGTCGGGCTTTCTCGTCCGATTCGCGGGCCTCGTCGTCGCCTTCGTCGTCGTCGGCGTCTACGAGGAACTCCTCCTGCGGGGCTACCTGCTGACGAACGCGGCGGAGGGTCTCGTCGGTCGACTGGGAGAGCGCGGCGCCGTCGTCGGGGCGACGATCCTCTCGTCGCTCGTGTTCGGCCTCGCGCACGCGACGAATCCGAACGCGACGCTCCTGAGCACCGGCGCCATCGTCCTCGCGGGCGGCATGCTCGCGGCGGGCTACGTCCTGACCGGCGAACTCGCGGTGCCCATCGGCCTGCACACGACGTGGAACCTGTTTCAGGGCGGCGTCTACGGCTTCCCCGTCTCCGGCCTCGGCGTCGGCGCGAGCGTCGTCGTCGTCGAGGAGACGGGGCCGGATCTGCTCACCGGCGGCGCCTTCGGCCCCGAAGCCGGCCTCCTCGGCCTCGGCGCGATGGTCGTGGGCACCGCCGCCATCGCCGGGTGGGCGCGGTGGCGGACCGGTACTCTGC